In Pseudomonas hamedanensis, a single window of DNA contains:
- a CDS encoding MFS transporter: MLWQLTQMLWVGGLWLIHIGLQPALGQIGLAPLLIDEVASAFEVLVVGFAALCVVFQVLVLVQAEGPGSLWRDFRGQVLLMALYACAMYIAVRVGWPDAQRWQVFSYLVLGFSGLVLVMQPVPGWSGRVREAHP, encoded by the coding sequence ATGCTTTGGCAACTGACCCAGATGCTTTGGGTCGGTGGTCTATGGTTGATTCACATCGGTTTGCAGCCGGCGTTGGGCCAGATCGGTCTGGCGCCGCTGTTGATCGACGAAGTAGCCAGCGCATTTGAAGTGTTGGTGGTGGGTTTCGCCGCTTTATGCGTGGTCTTTCAGGTTTTGGTGCTGGTACAGGCCGAGGGCCCTGGCAGTCTATGGCGGGATTTTCGCGGGCAGGTGCTGTTAATGGCGTTGTACGCGTGCGCGATGTATATCGCAGTGCGTGTCGGCTGGCCGGATGCGCAGCGCTGGCAGGTGTTCAGTTATCTGGTGCTGGGCTTTTCCGGGCTGGTACTGGTGATGCAGCCAGTGCCGGGATGGAGTGGCAGGGTGCGCGAAGCACACCCCTGA
- the ftsH gene encoding ATP-dependent zinc metalloprotease FtsH, which produces MAKNLILWLIIAAVLVTVMNNFSSPNEPQTLNYSDFIQQVKDGKVERVAVDGYVITGKRTDGDSFKTIRPAIQDNGLIGDLVDNHVVVEGKQPEQQSIWTQLLVASFPILVIIAVFMFFMRQMQGGAGGKGGPMSFGKSKARLLSEDQVKTTLADVAGCDEAKEEVGELVEFLRDPGKFQRLGGRIPRGVLMVGPPGTGKTLLAKAIAGEAKVPFFTISGSDFVEMFVGVGASRVRDMFEQAKKHAPCIIFIDEIDAVGRHRGAGMGGGHDEREQTLNQLLVEMDGFEMNDGIIVIAATNRPDVLDPALLRPGRFDRQVVVGLPDIRGREQILKVHMRKVPMGDDVAPAVIARGTPGFSGADLANLVNEASLFAARSGKRIVEMKEFELAKDKIMMGAERKSMVMSEKEKQNTAYHEAGHAIVGRVVPEHDPVYKVSIIPRGRALGVTMFLPEEDRYSLSKRALISQICSLYGGRIAEEMTLGFDGVTTGASNDIMRASQIARNMVTKWGLSEKLGPLMYAEEEGEVFLGRGGGGQAASFSGETAKLIDSEVRSIIDHCYGTAKQILTDNRDKLDAMADALMKYETIDAEQIDDIMAGRTPREPRDWSGGTGTPPPPVVQDERPEKPIGGPAADV; this is translated from the coding sequence ATGGCAAAGAATCTGATCCTGTGGTTGATCATCGCGGCTGTCCTGGTGACGGTGATGAACAACTTCTCCAGCCCTAACGAGCCGCAGACCCTCAACTATTCCGACTTCATCCAGCAGGTCAAGGATGGCAAGGTCGAGCGTGTAGCCGTTGATGGCTATGTGATTACCGGCAAGCGCACCGATGGCGACAGCTTCAAGACCATTCGTCCGGCCATTCAGGACAATGGCTTGATTGGCGACCTGGTCGACAATCATGTAGTGGTTGAGGGCAAGCAGCCTGAGCAGCAAAGCATCTGGACCCAGCTTCTGGTGGCCAGCTTCCCGATCCTGGTGATCATCGCGGTGTTCATGTTCTTCATGCGCCAGATGCAGGGCGGTGCCGGTGGCAAGGGCGGGCCGATGAGTTTCGGCAAGAGCAAGGCGCGCCTGCTTTCCGAAGACCAGGTGAAAACCACCTTGGCTGACGTTGCCGGTTGCGACGAAGCCAAGGAAGAAGTTGGCGAACTGGTTGAATTCCTGCGTGATCCGGGCAAGTTCCAGCGCCTGGGCGGTCGCATTCCGCGCGGCGTGCTGATGGTTGGCCCACCGGGTACCGGTAAAACCTTGCTGGCCAAGGCGATTGCCGGCGAAGCGAAAGTGCCGTTCTTCACCATTTCCGGTTCTGACTTCGTCGAGATGTTCGTCGGTGTCGGTGCCAGCCGTGTCCGTGACATGTTCGAACAGGCCAAGAAGCACGCGCCTTGCATCATCTTCATCGATGAGATCGACGCCGTAGGTCGCCATCGTGGCGCCGGTATGGGCGGCGGTCATGACGAACGTGAGCAGACCCTCAACCAGTTGCTGGTAGAGATGGACGGCTTCGAAATGAATGACGGCATCATCGTGATTGCTGCCACCAACCGTCCAGATGTACTCGACCCTGCGCTGCTGCGTCCGGGCCGTTTCGACCGTCAGGTTGTGGTTGGTTTGCCGGACATTCGTGGTCGCGAGCAGATTCTGAAAGTGCACATGCGTAAAGTGCCAATGGGCGACGACGTTGCTCCGGCCGTGATCGCACGTGGTACCCCGGGCTTCTCCGGTGCCGACCTGGCCAACCTGGTCAACGAGGCCTCGCTGTTCGCTGCGCGCAGCGGCAAGCGTATTGTCGAGATGAAAGAGTTCGAGCTGGCCAAGGACAAGATCATGATGGGCGCCGAGCGCAAATCCATGGTCATGTCCGAGAAAGAGAAGCAGAACACCGCTTATCACGAAGCCGGTCACGCCATTGTTGGTCGTGTCGTGCCTGAGCATGACCCGGTGTACAAGGTCTCGATCATCCCGCGCGGTCGAGCGCTGGGTGTGACGATGTTCCTGCCGGAAGAGGATCGCTACAGCCTGTCCAAGCGTGCGCTGATCAGTCAGATCTGCTCGCTGTATGGCGGCCGTATCGCTGAGGAAATGACCCTGGGCTTCGACGGGGTTACGACCGGTGCCTCGAACGACATCATGCGTGCCAGCCAGATTGCTCGAAACATGGTCACCAAGTGGGGCCTGTCGGAAAAGCTCGGCCCGCTGATGTACGCCGAAGAAGAGGGTGAAGTATTCCTCGGTCGCGGCGGCGGTGGTCAGGCTGCCAGCTTCTCCGGTGAGACAGCCAAGCTGATCGACTCTGAAGTGCGCAGCATCATTGATCACTGCTACGGCACCGCCAAGCAGATCCTCACGGACAACCGTGACAAGCTCGATGCAATGGCTGATGCGTTGATGAAGTACGAAACCATTGATGCCGAACAGATTGACGACATCATGGCGGGTCGTACGCCTCGCGAGCCGCGCGACTGGTCAGGTGGCACCGGTACGCCTCCGCCGCCCGTCGTGCAGGACGAGCGTCCGGAAAAACCGATTGGCGGTCCGGCTGCTGACGTTTAA
- a CDS encoding YhbY family RNA-binding protein, which produces MPLTPEQKKQYKSIGHHLKPVLTVADNGLTEGVLAELERALADHELIKVKLNILDRESRLAHIAELCKVGKADLVQVIGKMALIYRKNFSVNKQLSNVHRFK; this is translated from the coding sequence ATGCCGCTCACTCCAGAGCAGAAGAAACAGTACAAATCCATCGGCCACCACCTCAAGCCAGTGTTGACGGTGGCGGACAACGGTTTGACTGAAGGTGTGTTAGCCGAACTTGAACGCGCCTTAGCGGATCACGAGCTGATCAAGGTCAAGCTCAATATCCTCGACCGCGAGTCGCGCCTGGCGCACATCGCCGAACTGTGCAAGGTCGGCAAAGCGGACCTGGTTCAGGTCATCGGCAAGATGGCACTGATTTACCGCAAGAACTTCAGCGTCAACAAGCAGCTGTCGAACGTTCATCGCTTCAAGTGA
- the rimP gene encoding ribosome maturation factor RimP, producing MSSKLEELQALLAPVVVALGYECWGIEFSAQGRHSMLRVYIDKEGGVLVDDCAIVSRQISGVLDVEDPIAVEYTLEVSSPGMERPLFTLEQFAQFVGEQVKIKLRSPFEGRRNFQGLLRGVEEQDVVVQVEDHEFLLPIDMIDKANIIPSF from the coding sequence GTGTCGAGCAAGCTAGAAGAGTTGCAGGCCTTGCTGGCCCCGGTGGTCGTGGCCCTGGGCTATGAATGCTGGGGTATCGAGTTTTCGGCTCAGGGTCGGCACTCGATGTTGCGCGTTTATATTGATAAAGAGGGCGGCGTGCTGGTGGACGATTGCGCCATTGTCAGCCGTCAGATCAGCGGTGTTCTGGATGTCGAAGATCCAATTGCCGTTGAATACACCCTTGAAGTTTCCTCGCCAGGCATGGAGCGCCCACTGTTCACTCTTGAGCAGTTCGCCCAGTTCGTTGGTGAACAAGTGAAGATCAAGCTGCGCTCGCCTTTTGAAGGTCGACGCAACTTTCAGGGCCTTCTGCGCGGTGTAGAAGAGCAGGACGTCGTGGTGCAGGTAGAAGACCACGAGTTCCTGTTGCCGATCGATATGATCGACAAGGCCAACATTATTCCCAGTTTTTGA
- the tpiA gene encoding triose-phosphate isomerase, whose product MRRPMVAGNWKMHGTRASVAELINGLRHLALPSGVDVAVFPPCLHINQVIDGLKGKSISVGAQNSAVEAMQGALTGEIAPSQLVDAGCSLVLVGHSERRQILGERDGMLNRKFAAAQACGLIPVLCVGETLEQREAGKTLEVVGRQLGSIIEELGVGAFAKAVIAYEPVWAIGTGLTATPQQAQDVHKAIREQLAAENSEVARGVRLLYGGSVKAANAVELFGMPDIDGGLIGGASLNADEFGAICRAAGN is encoded by the coding sequence ATGCGTCGCCCTATGGTAGCTGGTAACTGGAAGATGCACGGTACCCGCGCCAGCGTCGCTGAGCTGATCAACGGCCTTCGTCATCTGGCCTTGCCAAGCGGTGTTGATGTCGCGGTATTCCCGCCTTGCTTGCATATCAATCAAGTGATTGATGGCTTGAAAGGCAAGTCGATTTCGGTCGGCGCGCAGAATTCTGCGGTGGAAGCCATGCAAGGCGCATTGACCGGTGAAATTGCGCCGAGTCAATTGGTGGATGCAGGTTGTTCCCTCGTGCTTGTCGGGCACTCCGAACGCCGCCAGATTCTGGGCGAGCGAGACGGAATGCTGAATCGCAAGTTCGCAGCGGCACAGGCATGTGGCTTGATCCCGGTGTTGTGTGTAGGGGAAACCCTTGAGCAGCGCGAAGCCGGAAAAACTCTTGAGGTTGTCGGGCGTCAGCTGGGCAGCATCATCGAGGAGCTGGGTGTCGGTGCCTTTGCCAAGGCAGTCATTGCTTACGAGCCGGTCTGGGCCATTGGTACCGGACTGACTGCAACGCCGCAACAGGCTCAGGATGTGCATAAAGCCATTCGCGAGCAGTTGGCGGCAGAGAATTCTGAAGTCGCACGAGGTGTGCGGCTTCTATACGGCGGCAGCGTGAAGGCGGCCAATGCGGTCGAACTGTTCGGCATGCCGGATATCGATGGGGGGCTCATTGGTGGAGCTTCCCTGAATGCAGATGAGTTCGGTGCGATCTGTCGCGCCGCGGGAAACTGA
- the secG gene encoding preprotein translocase subunit SecG, whose translation MLETVVVVFHLLGALGVVALVLLQQGKGADAGASFGAGASNTVFGSQGSSTFLSKFTAILAAGFFITSLGLGYFAKEKAHQLTQAGLPDPAVLEVPKQQPASDDVPVLQEQKSATPATDVPPAQEQK comes from the coding sequence ATGCTGGAAACAGTCGTAGTCGTTTTTCATCTGCTGGGTGCATTGGGCGTAGTTGCTCTGGTTTTGCTGCAGCAGGGTAAGGGTGCGGACGCTGGCGCGTCTTTCGGAGCAGGTGCTTCAAATACTGTGTTCGGAAGCCAAGGTTCCTCTACCTTTCTTAGTAAGTTTACTGCTATACTTGCCGCCGGTTTCTTCATAACCAGCTTGGGGTTAGGTTACTTTGCTAAAGAGAAAGCTCATCAGCTAACTCAAGCAGGATTGCCAGATCCAGCAGTGTTGGAAGTACCTAAGCAACAACCGGCTTCTGATGATGTCCCGGTGCTTCAAGAGCAAAAGTCGGCTACTCCAGCGACTGACGTACCTCCAGCTCAAGAGCAGAAGTAA
- the greA gene encoding transcription elongation factor GreA, whose amino-acid sequence MTKYPMTVQGAKALEEEHAHLTKVVRPKLSQDIGTARELGDLKENAEYHAAREQQGMVEARIRDIEGRMQNAVIIDVTTIPHTGKVIFGTTVEIANVETDESVTYHIVGEDEADFKLGKISVGSPLARALIGKEEGDVVAVKTPSGVIEYEIVEVRHI is encoded by the coding sequence ATAACCAAGTACCCGATGACAGTTCAGGGCGCCAAAGCCCTGGAAGAAGAACATGCTCACCTGACCAAGGTCGTTCGTCCGAAGCTCAGCCAGGACATTGGTACGGCCCGCGAGTTGGGTGACTTGAAAGAAAACGCTGAATACCATGCTGCGCGCGAACAGCAAGGCATGGTCGAGGCGCGGATTCGTGACATCGAAGGCCGTATGCAGAACGCTGTGATCATCGACGTCACCACCATTCCGCACACCGGCAAAGTGATTTTCGGCACAACCGTTGAAATCGCCAATGTCGAGACGGATGAAAGCGTCACTTACCACATCGTGGGTGAGGATGAGGCTGACTTCAAACTCGGCAAGATTTCCGTCGGTTCGCCGCTGGCCCGCGCCTTGATCGGCAAGGAAGAGGGCGACGTGGTCGCCGTCAAAACGCCAAGCGGCGTGATCGAGTACGAGATTGTCGAAGTTCGTCACATCTGA
- the rlmE gene encoding 23S rRNA (uridine(2552)-2'-O)-methyltransferase RlmE has protein sequence MARSKTSLGWLKRHVNDPYVKQAQKDGYRSRASYKLLEIQEKYKLIRPGMSVVDLGAAPGGWSQVTSRLIGGQGRLIASDILEMDSIPDVHFIQGDFTEDAVLAEILEAVGNSQVDLVISDMAPNMSGTPEVDMPKAMFLCELALDLAERILKPGGNFVIKIFQGEGFDVYLKDARKKFDKIQMIKPDSSRGSSREQYMLAWGYRGGNE, from the coding sequence ATGGCGCGTTCCAAGACAAGCCTTGGTTGGCTGAAAAGACATGTCAACGATCCTTATGTGAAGCAGGCGCAGAAGGATGGCTACCGCTCGCGTGCGAGTTACAAGCTTCTGGAGATCCAGGAAAAATACAAACTGATCCGTCCGGGCATGAGCGTAGTCGACCTCGGCGCGGCGCCGGGTGGCTGGTCGCAAGTCACCAGCCGGCTGATCGGCGGTCAGGGGCGTTTGATCGCTTCTGACATTCTGGAAATGGACAGCATCCCTGACGTGCATTTTATTCAGGGCGACTTCACTGAGGATGCCGTGCTTGCCGAGATTCTTGAGGCCGTGGGTAATTCACAGGTGGACCTTGTGATTTCCGATATGGCCCCCAATATGAGTGGTACGCCCGAAGTGGACATGCCCAAAGCCATGTTTCTCTGCGAGCTCGCCCTTGATCTGGCGGAGCGGATACTCAAGCCCGGTGGCAATTTCGTTATCAAGATTTTCCAGGGCGAAGGGTTCGATGTTTATCTGAAGGATGCTCGCAAGAAATTCGACAAGATCCAGATGATCAAGCCAGACTCCTCCCGTGGCAGCTCCCGTGAGCAATATATGTTGGCTTGGGGCTACCGCGGCGGTAATGAATAA
- the glmM gene encoding phosphoglucosamine mutase has product MSKKYFGTDGIRGRVGVYPITPDFMLKLGWAAGMAFRKMGACKVLVGKDTRISGYMFESALEAGLTSAGADVMLLGPMPTPAIAYLSRTFQAEAGIVISASHNPHDDNGIKFFSGKGTKLPDEVELMIEELLDAPMTVVESSKIGKVSRINDASGRYIEFCKSSVPTGTSFSGLKIVLDCAHGATYKVAPSVFRELGAEVVVLSAQPNGLNINDNCGSTHMDQLQAAVLAEHADLGIAFDGDGDRVLMVDHTGAIVDGDELLFIIARDLHERGKLHGGVVGTLMSNLGLELALADLSIPFIRANVGDRYVIAELLERDWLVGGENSGHIVCFNHTTTGDAIIAALQVLMALKTRNEGLAQSRQALRKCPQVLINVRFGGGESPLEHPAVKEASARVTQAMAGRGRVLLRKSGTEPLVRVMVEGEDETQVRGYAEELAKLVTEVSA; this is encoded by the coding sequence ATGAGCAAGAAATATTTTGGCACCGACGGCATTCGTGGTCGTGTCGGTGTTTACCCGATTACTCCTGACTTCATGCTCAAGCTCGGCTGGGCGGCGGGCATGGCGTTCCGCAAGATGGGCGCCTGCAAGGTGCTGGTTGGCAAGGACACGCGAATTTCCGGCTATATGTTCGAATCTGCACTCGAGGCAGGCCTGACATCGGCGGGTGCTGACGTGATGCTGCTGGGCCCGATGCCGACACCGGCCATTGCTTACCTGTCGCGTACGTTCCAGGCCGAGGCCGGCATTGTCATCAGTGCCTCGCACAACCCCCATGACGATAACGGCATCAAGTTTTTCTCTGGCAAGGGCACCAAACTGCCGGATGAGGTCGAACTGATGATCGAGGAATTGCTCGATGCACCGATGACCGTGGTCGAGTCGAGCAAGATCGGCAAGGTGTCGCGAATCAACGACGCGTCCGGGCGCTATATTGAATTCTGCAAGAGCAGCGTGCCGACCGGTACCAGCTTCTCCGGCCTCAAGATTGTCCTCGACTGCGCCCACGGTGCGACCTATAAGGTGGCGCCCAGTGTTTTCCGCGAGCTGGGTGCGGAAGTTGTCGTGTTGTCGGCACAGCCAAACGGGCTGAATATCAACGACAACTGCGGCTCGACCCATATGGATCAGTTGCAGGCTGCGGTGCTGGCCGAGCACGCCGACCTGGGTATCGCGTTCGATGGCGACGGTGATCGGGTCTTGATGGTCGATCACACAGGCGCCATTGTTGATGGTGACGAACTGCTGTTCATCATTGCCCGCGACCTGCATGAGCGCGGAAAGCTGCACGGCGGTGTAGTAGGTACCCTCATGAGTAACCTTGGGCTCGAACTGGCCCTGGCGGATCTTTCGATTCCGTTCATTCGCGCCAACGTCGGCGACCGATATGTGATTGCCGAATTGCTGGAACGCGACTGGCTGGTCGGTGGCGAGAATTCGGGGCATATCGTTTGCTTCAATCACACGACCACCGGCGATGCGATCATCGCGGCGCTGCAGGTGTTGATGGCACTGAAGACTCGCAATGAAGGCTTGGCGCAGTCTCGTCAGGCATTGCGCAAATGTCCCCAGGTGCTGATCAATGTGCGTTTCGGTGGTGGCGAAAGCCCGCTGGAGCATCCCGCTGTGAAGGAAGCCAGTGCGCGTGTTACTCAGGCCATGGCAGGGCGCGGTCGAGTGCTCCTGCGCAAGTCCGGGACAGAGCCGCTCGTGCGTGTGATGGTCGAAGGCGAGGACGAAACTCAGGTTCGCGGCTACGCCGAGGAACTGGCAAAACTGGTAACTGAAGTTTCTGCCTGA
- the folP gene encoding dihydropteroate synthase yields MTSVQSLTRLPCGNRVLDLAQTHVMGILNVTPDSFSDGGRYSQLDAALRHAEAMVLAGATLIDVGGESTRPGARAVSPLEELERVAPVVELISRELDVIISVDTSTPAVMRESARLGAGLINDVRSLRRDGALDAAAATGLPVCLMHMLGEPGDMQDNPQYQDVTREVGEFLVERMAQCALAGIPAERIILDPGFGFAKTLQHNLSLFKHMEDLHALGRPLLVGVSRKSMIGHALNRPVGERLYGGLALAALASAKGARILRVHDVAETVDVVRMIAAVESAE; encoded by the coding sequence ATGACTTCTGTACAGTCCCTGACCCGGTTGCCTTGCGGCAACCGGGTTCTTGATTTGGCCCAGACGCATGTCATGGGCATTCTCAATGTCACTCCTGATTCCTTCTCCGATGGTGGCCGCTACAGCCAGCTCGATGCGGCGCTGCGTCATGCCGAAGCGATGGTGCTGGCCGGTGCGACACTGATCGATGTCGGTGGCGAGTCGACCCGGCCGGGTGCACGAGCAGTTTCGCCGCTGGAGGAGCTTGAGCGCGTAGCGCCGGTCGTCGAGCTGATCAGTCGCGAGCTGGATGTCATTATCTCGGTCGATACGTCGACCCCTGCCGTCATGCGTGAAAGCGCGCGGCTTGGCGCCGGATTGATCAATGACGTGCGCTCGCTCAGGCGCGATGGTGCACTGGACGCGGCGGCGGCAACCGGGCTGCCGGTCTGTCTTATGCACATGCTGGGTGAGCCTGGCGATATGCAGGACAATCCGCAGTATCAGGATGTCACCCGCGAGGTTGGCGAGTTTCTTGTTGAGCGAATGGCACAATGTGCGCTAGCGGGTATTCCTGCCGAACGTATCATCCTCGACCCCGGTTTCGGTTTCGCCAAAACCCTGCAGCACAATCTAAGCTTGTTCAAGCATATGGAAGACCTGCATGCGCTGGGGCGACCGCTGTTGGTCGGTGTGTCGCGCAAGAGCATGATCGGGCACGCCTTGAATCGTCCCGTGGGCGAGCGACTGTACGGCGGTCTGGCGCTGGCGGCACTGGCATCGGCCAAAGGGGCGCGTATATTGCGCGTCCATGATGTGGCGGAAACGGTAGACGTGGTGCGGATGATCGCGGCCGTGGAATCAGCCGAATAA